A window of the Blattabacterium cuenoti genome harbors these coding sequences:
- a CDS encoding OstA-like protein, which yields MKYGFLIFVVLLLLSLNKIYSNESFLNKTKGVIQIIHADLIQNNNHHNQIFVLTGSVHLKYGKYHLFCDKVRYSKKNNKFHGYGNVRLESGKNKIISQNIIGNFFDFQLSGNVILYQDKIKLTSDIMNYNFKKKLLQAINDVVLYFNKIKLTTNILEYNFILNQIFYKKNSIIYYGDYIICSKEGFFYINRKKIELKYQIKLISKNYTVYANILEYMLKKEQINFPNTAIIMQNTNSDNFIYTKRAVFSIQKKIFLFKNYVSIHYNGKIVRGEYLFFDQKKKCGFIKNILIEDSKKKCFLISGYGKFDFHSGSLILKENPKIIKITKTDSVFVISNILKINVKKNNAYSIQAFSVKSFFLNEDIQGVCDFFNYESSNDYMQFDGNPTFWNKNQQITGKIIYVYLRDKNYIKYIKIVKNAFYTEKINSEEFNQIEGDIMIGFFNKKNYLEKVIIQGNINSIIFLYPDSDQKIINRLSCEILSIYLDQSKKIGKISCAKEARSELIPIHNKIPKDLLYLSKFSWKEKEKPNNKFFMSQEIYKYKKESLLEEKEIKTMIKNK from the coding sequence GTGAAATATGGATTTTTAATTTTTGTTGTTCTTTTATTATTGTCATTAAACAAAATATATTCTAATGAATCATTTTTAAATAAAACAAAAGGAGTTATACAAATAATTCATGCAGATCTAATACAAAACAACAATCATCATAATCAAATTTTTGTTTTAACAGGAAGCGTTCATTTAAAATATGGTAAGTATCATCTTTTTTGTGATAAGGTTAGATATTCTAAAAAAAATAATAAATTTCATGGATATGGAAATGTTAGATTAGAATCTGGAAAAAATAAAATAATATCTCAAAATATAATAGGAAATTTTTTTGATTTTCAATTGTCAGGAAATGTGATTTTATATCAAGATAAAATAAAATTAACATCGGATATCATGAATTATAATTTTAAAAAAAAGTTACTTCAAGCTATCAACGATGTTGTTCTGTATTTTAATAAAATCAAATTAACAACTAATATATTGGAATATAATTTTATACTAAACCAAATTTTTTACAAAAAAAATAGCATCATTTATTATGGAGATTATATCATATGTAGTAAAGAAGGTTTTTTTTATATTAATAGAAAAAAAATAGAGTTAAAATATCAAATAAAATTGATTAGTAAAAATTATACTGTATATGCCAATATATTAGAATATATGTTAAAAAAAGAACAGATCAATTTTCCTAATACTGCCATCATAATGCAGAATACAAATTCTGATAATTTTATTTATACTAAAAGGGCAGTATTTTCAATTCAAAAGAAAATTTTTTTATTTAAAAATTATGTAAGTATCCATTATAATGGTAAAATTGTGAGAGGTGAATATTTGTTTTTTGATCAGAAAAAAAAATGTGGATTTATTAAAAATATTTTGATAGAAGATTCAAAAAAAAAATGTTTTTTGATAAGCGGATATGGAAAATTTGATTTTCATTCTGGTTCTTTAATTTTAAAAGAAAACCCCAAAATTATAAAAATAACAAAAACTGATTCAGTTTTTGTTATTTCAAATATTTTAAAAATAAATGTAAAAAAAAATAACGCATATTCAATTCAAGCTTTTTCTGTTAAAAGTTTTTTTTTGAATGAAGATATTCAAGGAGTATGTGATTTTTTCAATTATGAATCCTCAAATGATTATATGCAATTTGATGGAAATCCCACATTTTGGAATAAAAATCAACAAATTACTGGAAAAATTATATATGTTTATCTTCGAGATAAGAATTATATAAAATATATAAAAATTGTAAAAAATGCTTTTTACACAGAAAAAATAAACTCAGAAGAGTTTAATCAGATAGAAGGAGATATTATGATTGGCTTTTTTAATAAAAAGAATTATTTAGAAAAAGTGATAATTCAAGGAAATATTAATAGTATTATTTTTCTTTATCCTGATTCTGATCAAAAAATAATTAATAGATTATCTTGTGAAATTTTATCAATATATTTAGATCAATCAAAAAAAATAGGAAAAATTTCTTGTGCAAAAGAAGCACGTTCAGAGTTGATTCCAATACATAATAAAATTCCTAAGGACTTACTTTATCTTTCTAAATTTTCTTGGAAAGAAAAAGAAAAACCAAATAATAAATTTTTTATGTCTCAAGAAATATACAAATATAAAAAAGAAAGCTTGCTAGAAGAAAAAGAAATTAAAACTATGATAAAAAATAAATAG
- a CDS encoding aspartate aminotransferase family protein: MKKLEKYFFQYQTQINPFPMNIMVNHAEGSYIYGINGKKYLDFVAGVSVNVLGHGNKKIKEAIKKQVNKYLHTMVYGEFIQTPCIKLCKKISENIPDPLTTTYLVNTGTEAVEGALKLAKCYTGREEIISCRHSYHGSTHGSMSIMGYEDYKRPFRPLLPLVKFITFNHIEELINSITEKTACIILETIQCSSGIILPDNLFLKEVRKQCNKKKALMILDEIQTGFGRTGRLFAFEHYEIVPDILIMGKGMGGGMPISGFVSSKKIMKTFIDIAPLGHLTTFGGNAVSASASLATLNQLINSNIMEQVPMKEKWIREYLIHNQIKNIHGKGLFLSFELKNKNTVEKFFKNCIKRGLILFRFLFHSNFVRISPPLTITKKEIQKGCSIIIESLNQL; encoded by the coding sequence ATGAAAAAATTAGAAAAATATTTTTTTCAATATCAAACTCAGATCAATCCATTTCCTATGAATATTATGGTAAATCATGCTGAAGGAAGTTATATTTATGGAATAAATGGAAAAAAATATCTAGATTTTGTAGCAGGTGTTTCCGTAAATGTATTAGGACATGGAAATAAAAAAATAAAAGAAGCCATAAAAAAACAAGTCAACAAATACTTGCATACTATGGTATATGGAGAATTTATACAAACTCCTTGTATAAAGCTTTGCAAAAAAATATCAGAAAATATTCCAGATCCACTTACTACTACTTATTTAGTTAATACTGGTACAGAAGCAGTAGAAGGAGCTTTAAAATTAGCTAAATGTTATACGGGAAGAGAAGAAATTATATCCTGTAGACATTCTTATCATGGGAGCACACATGGTTCTATGAGTATTATGGGATATGAAGATTATAAAAGACCTTTTAGACCTTTGTTACCTTTAGTTAAATTTATCACATTTAATCATATAGAAGAATTAATTAATTCTATTACAGAAAAAACTGCTTGTATAATTTTAGAAACTATTCAATGTTCTTCTGGAATTATATTACCTGATAATTTATTTTTGAAAGAAGTAAGAAAACAGTGTAATAAAAAAAAAGCTTTAATGATACTTGATGAAATCCAAACTGGATTTGGAAGAACAGGAAGACTTTTTGCTTTCGAGCATTATGAAATCGTTCCTGATATCTTAATAATGGGAAAAGGAATGGGAGGTGGAATGCCTATAAGTGGTTTTGTCTCATCTAAAAAAATTATGAAAACTTTTATTGATATTGCTCCTTTAGGTCATTTAACTACTTTTGGAGGAAATGCTGTTTCCGCTTCTGCTTCTTTAGCTACTTTAAATCAACTTATCAATTCCAATATTATGGAACAAGTCCCAATGAAAGAAAAATGGATTAGGGAATATTTGATTCATAATCAAATCAAGAATATTCATGGTAAAGGTCTTTTTTTATCTTTTGAATTAAAAAATAAAAATACAGTGGAAAAGTTTTTCAAGAATTGTATAAAAAGAGGATTAATATTATTTCGTTTTTTATTTCATAGTAATTTTGTCCGTATATCTCCTCCATTGACTATCACAAAAAAGGAAATTCAAAAAGGATGCTCTATTATTATTGAAAGTTTAAATCAGCTATAA
- a CDS encoding ABC transporter ATP-binding protein has product MKENLNKKKSSLKELIIISLNYKLILILTIVTSILISFISAYRPKLIQKAIDFHILYKDFLGLKNILMLIIILLFLESIFHFILLYLSNILAQNVIEKIRILLFEKLLHFKNSFFNKTPIGKLVSYSISDIETITVIFNDGILLVSGDVLRIIMIIIMMYTVHKKLSFIVFLTIPFMYIITRFFQKTLKKTFHEERIQTSRLNSFLQENIIGMSIIQLFNKEKKEYLKFKSINRKLMDAHFKTIFYFSIFFPIVEIISAVTISIIIFYGGFHAIDVGNVKPGQIIAFIFFIYLLFRPMRQIADRFNIIQRGIAGIERIFSILNSEEIIINRGNLRFEKLKGHIVFNNVYFSYINDEMVLNGVSFEIKPGEKIAIVGATGSGKSTITHLISRLYEIKRGNIWIDGHSIQDIELKNLRSHIRVVTQDTFLFNDSIINNITLGDPSISINQIEDMAKKIGIHNFIASLPNGYKSIVKERGSLLSLGEKQLISFLRVQMHPYSVLILDEATASLNKELEKMIYHATDLLTKHKTSIIITHRLSTLENADKILAIDKGSIVEKGTHKELIQLNGYYAGLYKESFNKKN; this is encoded by the coding sequence ATGAAAGAGAATTTGAACAAAAAAAAGTCCTCTTTAAAAGAGTTGATTATAATTAGTTTAAATTATAAATTAATATTAATATTAACAATTGTTACTTCTATATTAATTTCCTTTATTTCTGCTTATCGTCCTAAATTAATACAAAAGGCTATAGATTTTCATATCCTTTATAAGGATTTTCTAGGATTAAAAAATATACTGATGTTAATAATTATACTTCTATTTTTAGAAAGTATATTTCATTTTATTTTATTATATCTATCTAATATATTAGCTCAAAATGTAATTGAAAAAATAAGAATTCTTTTATTTGAGAAATTATTACATTTTAAAAATTCTTTTTTTAATAAAACTCCAATAGGAAAATTGGTATCTTATTCTATATCAGATATAGAAACGATAACTGTCATATTTAATGATGGAATTTTACTTGTTTCTGGAGATGTTTTAAGGATTATTATGATTATTATTATGATGTATACTGTTCATAAAAAATTGTCTTTTATAGTTTTTTTAACTATTCCTTTTATGTATATCATAACTCGTTTTTTTCAAAAAACGTTAAAAAAAACGTTTCATGAAGAACGTATTCAAACTTCACGTTTGAATAGTTTTTTACAAGAAAACATCATAGGAATGTCTATTATTCAACTTTTTAATAAGGAAAAAAAAGAATATTTAAAATTTAAATCTATTAATCGTAAATTAATGGATGCTCATTTTAAAACTATTTTTTATTTTTCTATTTTTTTTCCTATAGTAGAAATAATTTCTGCAGTAACAATAAGTATCATTATATTTTATGGAGGATTTCATGCCATTGATGTAGGAAATGTTAAACCGGGACAAATTATCGCTTTTATTTTTTTCATTTATCTTCTTTTTCGTCCTATGCGACAAATAGCTGATAGATTTAATATTATACAAAGAGGAATAGCTGGAATAGAACGTATATTTTCTATATTAAATTCTGAAGAAATCATTATTAATAGAGGAAATTTACGTTTTGAAAAATTAAAAGGACATATTGTATTTAATAATGTTTATTTTTCTTATATAAATGATGAAATGGTATTAAATGGAGTTTCTTTTGAAATTAAACCAGGAGAAAAAATTGCTATAGTCGGGGCAACAGGTTCTGGAAAATCTACGATTACTCATTTGATTTCTAGATTATATGAAATAAAAAGAGGAAATATTTGGATCGACGGACATTCTATTCAAGATATAGAACTGAAAAATTTAAGATCTCATATAAGAGTAGTGACACAAGATACTTTTTTATTTAATGATTCAATTATTAATAATATTACTTTAGGAGATCCGTCTATTAGTATTAATCAAATAGAAGATATGGCAAAAAAAATAGGAATACATAATTTTATTGCATCTTTGCCTAATGGATATAAATCTATTGTAAAAGAAAGAGGAAGTTTGCTTTCTCTTGGGGAAAAACAATTGATTTCTTTTTTAAGAGTACAAATGCACCCTTATTCTGTTCTTATATTAGATGAAGCGACTGCATCTTTGAATAAAGAATTAGAAAAGATGATTTATCATGCTACAGATCTTTTAACTAAACATAAAACTTCGATCATCATCACTCATCGTCTTTCCACATTAGAAAATGCGGATAAAATATTAGCTATTGATAAAGGATCTATTGTAGAAAAAGGGACTCATAAAGAGTTAATTCAATTAAATGGATATTATGCTGGATTATATAAAGAATCTTTTAACAAAAAAA
- the mreC gene encoding rod shape-determining protein MreC — MREFFNFFLKWRFFIFFFLLEFSAIFLSFSNSKFHQYIYAGSSNFMIGNIYEVIYKLRSYFLLEIENKKLLNENKRLREAQIFSKIRKISKDFKKEDINYLQQYTFTPVQIINNSIHEQDNYITINKGNIDGIEQDMGIILSNGIAGIIIKTSPHFSVAISLLNPKIKVNARLKKNKYFGTLSWDGLNHEYVVLYDIPRHSSIHKGDIVETDGKSATFPEGIQIGTVHSYKFDEEHANYIIKVKLMANFSTIENAYVVKNLLKKEWNDVQLYKVENK; from the coding sequence ATGCGTGAATTTTTTAATTTTTTTTTGAAATGGCGTTTTTTTATTTTCTTTTTTTTACTAGAATTTTCTGCCATTTTTCTTTCTTTTTCAAATTCAAAATTTCATCAATATATTTATGCAGGTTCTTCCAATTTTATGATTGGAAATATTTATGAAGTCATATATAAATTACGTAGCTATTTTTTGTTAGAAATTGAAAATAAAAAACTTTTAAATGAAAATAAAAGGTTACGTGAAGCTCAAATCTTCTCTAAGATAAGAAAAATATCTAAAGATTTTAAAAAAGAAGATATTAATTATTTACAACAGTATACTTTCACTCCAGTACAAATCATAAATAATAGTATTCATGAACAGGATAATTATATAACTATAAACAAAGGAAATATAGATGGAATAGAACAAGATATGGGAATTATATTATCTAATGGAATTGCAGGGATCATTATAAAAACTTCTCCACATTTTAGTGTGGCAATTTCTCTATTAAACCCAAAAATTAAAGTTAATGCTAGACTAAAAAAAAATAAATATTTTGGAACTCTTAGTTGGGATGGACTGAATCATGAATATGTAGTTTTATATGATATTCCCAGACATTCCAGTATCCATAAAGGAGATATTGTAGAAACAGATGGAAAATCAGCTACTTTTCCTGAAGGGATTCAGATTGGAACTGTCCATTCTTATAAATTTGATGAAGAACATGCTAATTATATTATAAAAGTGAAACTCATGGCTAATTTTTCGACTATAGAAAATGCTTATGTTGTAAAAAATTTATTAAAAAAAGAATGGAATGATGTTCAACTTTATAAAGTTGAAAATAAGTAA
- the truA gene encoding tRNA pseudouridine(38-40) synthase TruA — protein sequence MRFFIELAYNGKYFFGWQIQKKVSTVEEKLEYCLSKLLKTSINVVGAGRTDKGVHAKQMFAHFDYEEKIENNFIDRLNIFLPKSIKVFNIFPVKKNIHARFDAIKRTYKYYLTREKNPFKQDFSWYCFYPLNIQKMNIASKKIMEYKDFSSFCKRKRTNKNEKENNICQIYHAYWSEENNILCFTIEANRFLRSMVRAIIGKLIDVGRNKVSINEFTKIIELKNSNFCKLIVPACGLFLTQILYPEDIFL from the coding sequence TTGAGATTTTTTATTGAATTAGCTTATAATGGTAAATATTTTTTTGGATGGCAAATTCAAAAAAAAGTAAGTACAGTAGAAGAAAAATTAGAATATTGTTTATCAAAATTATTGAAAACATCCATCAATGTTGTAGGCGCTGGTAGAACGGATAAAGGAGTTCATGCTAAACAAATGTTTGCTCATTTTGATTATGAAGAAAAAATCGAAAATAATTTTATAGATAGATTAAATATTTTTTTACCTAAATCTATTAAAGTCTTCAATATTTTTCCAGTAAAAAAAAATATACATGCAAGATTTGATGCTATAAAACGAACGTATAAATATTATTTAACACGCGAAAAAAATCCATTCAAACAAGATTTTTCCTGGTACTGCTTTTATCCACTAAATATTCAAAAAATGAATATTGCTTCAAAAAAAATTATGGAATATAAGGATTTTAGTTCTTTTTGTAAAAGAAAAAGAACTAATAAAAATGAAAAAGAAAATAATATATGTCAAATTTATCATGCTTATTGGTCTGAGGAGAATAATATTTTATGTTTTACTATTGAAGCCAATCGATTTCTAAGATCTATGGTAAGGGCGATTATAGGAAAACTGATTGATGTAGGGAGAAATAAAGTTAGTATCAATGAATTTACAAAGATTATAGAATTAAAAAATTCTAATTTTTGCAAATTGATAGTTCCTGCATGTGGTTTATTTCTGACTCAGATTCTATATCCAGAAGATATTTTTTTATGA
- a CDS encoding rod shape-determining protein: protein MGLVVDFMKNLFTQEIAIDLGTANTLIMHNNKVIVDLPSIIAIDVRTKKVLAVGEEAKQMQGKTHENIKIYKPLKDGVIADYQVAELMIKEFIKKVPGVNNKFFTPSLTMVICIPSGITEVEKRAVKDSAQHLNAKEVYLIEEPMAAAIGSGISVTKAEGNMIIDIGGGTTECGVIALGGIVCQKSIKIAGDVFTNDIAYFLRSKYNLYIGERTAEKIKIDIGAVMESIEKPPEDIHIQGRDLSTGKPKEMNLSYKETIPALDKSILRIEDAVMETLSRTPPELAADIYKTGIYMAGGGSLLRGLDKRISKKTGLSVSLVEDPLRAVVKGTGVALKNIDKFTFLMK, encoded by the coding sequence ATGGGATTAGTAGTTGATTTTATGAAGAATCTTTTCACTCAAGAAATAGCTATAGACTTAGGGACAGCAAATACACTAATCATGCACAATAACAAAGTTATAGTTGATTTACCTTCAATAATCGCTATAGATGTAAGGACAAAAAAAGTGTTAGCGGTAGGAGAAGAAGCTAAACAAATGCAAGGGAAAACACATGAAAATATTAAAATATACAAACCATTGAAAGATGGAGTTATTGCAGATTATCAAGTAGCAGAACTTATGATAAAAGAGTTTATTAAGAAAGTCCCAGGAGTTAATAATAAATTTTTTACTCCGTCATTAACAATGGTAATTTGTATTCCATCTGGAATAACGGAAGTAGAAAAAAGAGCAGTAAAAGATTCCGCTCAACATCTTAATGCTAAAGAAGTTTATCTTATTGAAGAACCTATGGCTGCGGCTATTGGTTCAGGGATTTCTGTAACTAAAGCAGAAGGGAATATGATTATTGATATAGGAGGAGGGACAACAGAATGTGGAGTTATAGCTTTAGGTGGAATAGTATGTCAAAAATCTATAAAAATAGCTGGAGATGTTTTTACTAATGATATTGCCTATTTTCTTCGTTCTAAATATAATCTATATATTGGAGAAAGAACTGCAGAAAAAATAAAAATAGATATAGGAGCGGTTATGGAATCTATAGAAAAACCTCCAGAAGATATTCATATACAAGGAAGAGATCTTTCTACAGGAAAACCTAAAGAAATGAATCTTTCTTATAAAGAAACAATTCCTGCTTTAGATAAATCAATTTTACGTATTGAAGATGCCGTAATGGAAACTCTTTCTAGAACTCCACCCGAACTTGCAGCAGACATTTATAAAACAGGAATATATATGGCCGGAGGTGGTTCTCTTTTAAGAGGTTTAGATAAAAGAATATCCAAAAAAACGGGACTTTCTGTTTCTTTAGTAGAGGACCCTTTGAGAGCTGTAGTAAAAGGAACAGGTGTTGCATTAAAAAATATTGATAAATTTACATTTTTAATGAAATAA
- a CDS encoding putative LPS assembly protein LptD, with the protein MNQIQFYIYIILFIFSVSIFYGNEKKENDDVTHYKNDLFFLNLKDVLKYKSNIQEHDIKKGKSYLKGQASIEYYNAKIEADYIELNWKNGDLYAKSKEKSVLLQKENHQYFFSKIHFNFRNQIGEAKNFYTKEENHIVIADDIFKKKEDILMKKVTYISDPFFLKKKDNFPDFYLKTDYLKYSKKYILSGPIFFYWYRVPLPIFFPFFYMPIKFNKAYYSIMYPKFGIQKKRIYIEDLGLFFPISDLLNFSISTSIYNTEKWNIKTRIEYKLKYTDYGFINFDYKNMSNKQINYLFQWKHNSDSKPNSKINFNANINYDNVFLHNNESFSYINIRKKLSNYFWFMDFYMIQNKDKKEIKFIIPELILQTKNILFHDKKNLFLSQINIENELHFQNYMNGYKKTYFHTILNHNMSMTAYFPFFYPYFRISSKILYKDFYACDFPYFHISSFQKMDFSTNIVSIPFYKIWKLKDIFLLKHEVKPILFFHMIYFPPVFYNVKNHLKKRINFILNNNFVIKNTWNCMDSCRQIEIFKEINSSFIIDHNFIKWENFHIMGNTDLTKNFEAKYKAGINFFEKKYKMIYFDFSFSSNYDILFFPIKNKFQKKGKNRYDYFFFDHKNYAKYPIPFNLKIDFHSNYENSLDKKKFFHTFLSFNGSVNITKYWKISFHTDYDLLKNKIILANIIFDRDLRSFKMSFNWNIVKNSSWYFFIGLKDPYLKNIIQYNEKN; encoded by the coding sequence TTGAATCAAATTCAATTTTATATTTATATCATATTATTTATTTTTTCCGTTTCTATTTTTTACGGAAACGAAAAAAAAGAAAATGATGATGTAACACATTATAAAAATGATTTATTTTTTTTGAATTTGAAAGATGTTTTGAAATACAAATCAAATATACAAGAACATGATATAAAAAAAGGTAAATCATATTTAAAAGGACAAGCTTCTATAGAATATTATAATGCAAAAATTGAAGCAGATTATATAGAATTAAATTGGAAAAATGGAGATTTATATGCTAAATCAAAAGAAAAATCTGTTTTATTACAAAAGGAAAATCACCAATATTTTTTCAGTAAAATTCATTTTAATTTTAGGAATCAAATAGGAGAAGCAAAAAATTTTTATACTAAAGAAGAAAATCATATTGTGATAGCTGATGATATTTTTAAAAAAAAAGAAGATATTTTGATGAAAAAAGTTACATATATATCAGATCCTTTTTTTTTAAAAAAAAAAGATAATTTTCCTGATTTTTATTTAAAAACAGATTATTTAAAATATTCAAAAAAATACATTCTTTCGGGCCCAATTTTCTTTTATTGGTATAGAGTTCCATTACCTATTTTTTTTCCTTTTTTTTATATGCCTATAAAATTTAATAAAGCATATTATAGTATTATGTATCCAAAATTTGGAATTCAAAAAAAAAGAATTTACATAGAAGATCTAGGGTTATTTTTTCCAATTTCTGATTTATTAAATTTTAGTATAAGTACTTCTATATATAATACTGAAAAATGGAATATTAAAACAAGAATAGAATATAAACTAAAATATACGGATTATGGATTTATCAATTTTGATTATAAAAATATGTCAAATAAACAGATAAATTATCTATTTCAATGGAAACATAATTCCGATTCAAAACCAAATTCCAAAATAAATTTCAATGCAAATATTAATTATGATAATGTATTTTTACATAATAATGAAAGCTTTTCTTATATCAATATAAGAAAAAAGTTATCTAATTATTTCTGGTTTATGGATTTTTATATGATTCAAAATAAAGATAAAAAAGAAATAAAATTTATAATTCCAGAATTAATTTTACAAACAAAAAATATATTATTTCATGATAAAAAAAATTTATTTTTAAGTCAGATAAACATTGAAAATGAATTACATTTTCAAAATTATATGAATGGATACAAAAAAACGTATTTTCATACTATATTGAATCACAATATGAGCATGACTGCTTATTTTCCTTTTTTTTATCCTTATTTCAGAATTTCATCTAAAATTTTATATAAGGATTTTTATGCATGTGATTTTCCTTATTTTCATATTTCAAGTTTTCAAAAAATGGATTTTTCAACAAATATTGTCTCTATTCCATTTTATAAAATTTGGAAATTGAAAGATATTTTTCTATTAAAACATGAAGTAAAACCGATTTTATTTTTTCATATGATATATTTTCCTCCTGTTTTTTATAACGTAAAAAATCATTTAAAAAAAAGAATAAATTTTATTTTAAATAACAATTTTGTAATAAAAAATACATGGAATTGTATGGATTCTTGTAGACAAATAGAAATCTTCAAAGAAATAAACTCCTCATTCATTATTGATCATAATTTTATAAAATGGGAAAATTTTCATATTATGGGGAATACTGATTTAACCAAAAATTTTGAAGCAAAATATAAAGCAGGAATAAATTTTTTTGAAAAAAAATATAAAATGATATATTTTGATTTTTCTTTTTCTTCTAATTATGATATTCTTTTTTTTCCTATTAAAAATAAATTTCAAAAAAAAGGAAAAAATCGTTATGATTACTTTTTTTTCGATCATAAAAATTATGCTAAATATCCAATTCCGTTTAATTTAAAAATTGATTTTCATTCCAATTATGAAAATTCTTTAGATAAAAAAAAATTCTTTCATACTTTTTTAAGTTTTAATGGGTCTGTCAATATCACGAAATATTGGAAAATTAGTTTCCATACAGATTACGATTTATTAAAAAATAAAATAATATTAGCGAATATTATTTTTGATAGGGATTTAAGAAGCTTTAAAATGAGTTTTAACTGGAATATCGTAAAAAATTCTTCCTGGTATTTTTTCATAGGATTGAAAGATCCTTATTTAAAAAATATCATACAGTATAATGAAAAAAATTAA
- the folK gene encoding 2-amino-4-hydroxy-6-hydroxymethyldihydropteridine diphosphokinase, translating into MKEHDVFLLQGSNKENKKKYLDRSLILISQEIGEIIKISSYFESEAWNMKNSSIFYNRALHIKTNYTPIDLLKKILNIESFIGRKRNSYPLRKEYQNREIDIDILFYDHIIIYSFILTIPHPLLHLRRFVLEPMCEIAPNKSHPIFNFTILEMLGLCIDKLYVKKIFE; encoded by the coding sequence TTGAAAGAACATGATGTATTTTTATTACAAGGAAGTAATAAAGAAAATAAAAAAAAATATTTAGATAGATCTTTAATTTTAATATCTCAAGAAATCGGTGAAATTATTAAAATTTCATCATATTTTGAAAGTGAAGCATGGAATATGAAAAATTCTTCTATCTTTTATAATAGAGCTTTACACATAAAAACAAATTATACTCCTATTGATCTTTTAAAAAAAATCTTAAATATAGAATCCTTCATAGGAAGAAAAAGAAATTCTTATCCTCTTAGAAAAGAATATCAAAACCGAGAAATAGATATAGATATTTTATTTTATGATCATATCATTATATATAGTTTTATTTTGACAATTCCCCATCCATTATTACATTTACGAAGATTCGTTTTAGAACCTATGTGTGAAATAGCTCCAAATAAAAGTCATCCAATATTTAATTTTACGATTTTAGAAATGTTAGGATTATGCATAGATAAATTATATGTAAAAAAAATTTTTGAATGA
- a CDS encoding Rid family detoxifying hydrolase, protein MIPKKFSIKKIPSYGPYNTCVLVGFFLFVSGQIAVDQNTEKLISDNIEIETKKVMENIKIILSENEIGFQNVIKTSVFVTDMNLFPKINDVYSKFFHEGDYPARETIQVSALPKNANIEISLIAYKN, encoded by the coding sequence ATGATACCAAAAAAATTTTCAATAAAAAAAATACCATCTTATGGCCCATACAATACATGTGTTCTTGTTGGGTTTTTTTTATTTGTTTCTGGACAAATAGCTGTGGATCAAAACACAGAAAAATTAATTTCAGATAATATAGAAATAGAAACAAAAAAAGTGATGGAAAATATCAAAATTATTCTTTCAGAAAATGAAATAGGATTTCAAAATGTAATAAAAACTTCTGTTTTTGTAACAGATATGAATTTATTTCCAAAAATAAATGATGTATACTCTAAATTTTTTCATGAAGGAGATTATCCAGCTAGAGAAACTATACAAGTTTCAGCTCTTCCTAAGAATGCCAATATTGAAATATCTTTAATAGCATATAAAAATTAA